AGCAGTATATTATCCATCAACCACAGTTACGCGTGTCTAAACGGGCTTCAACAGGTATAATCTGCGCCCTGTTTGTTAGGTAGAAGAACATCATGGCGTTACTCATCACCCATAAATGCATTAACTGTGACATGTGTGAGCCCGAGTGTCCTAATCAGGCCATCTCCATGGGCATGGACATTTATGAAATTGATACCACGCTCTGCACGGAATGCGTTGGTCACTACGACACGCCTACGTGTCAGAAAGTCTGTCCGATCGACAATACGATAGTCAAAGATCCAAACCACATTGAAGGCAATGAGCAGCTGTGGGAAAAATATGTGCTCATGCACCATGCCGACAGGATTTAAGCATCCGTTTACGAACGATCAGCTTTCGATAATCACCGTCGCACAGGCATAGCGTCTTTCATCAGCCAACGTCACATGTACGTGTCTTGCGCCTATCTGCTCCGCCAGCTCTGCCGCCTTAGCAAAAAACCGCAGACAAGGTTTGCCCAGCTCGTCATTAAAAACTTCAAACTGGTTGAACGCGAGCCCGTTGCGAATTCCCGTACCGAAAGCTTTTGCCGCTGCTTCTTTCACGGCAAAACGCTTGGCAAGGAAACGGACTGGCTGCTGATGCTGCTGATAATGTGCCCATTCAGCCTCCGTCAGAACACGGCGAGCCAATCGCTCGCCTGAACGTTCAATCACCGCTTCAATACGGCTGATTTCGACAATATCGGTTCCGAGTCCAAGAATCGCCATCAGCGGCGTGCTTCCCGCATCAGACTCTTCATTTCGGTAACCG
The window above is part of the Pectobacterium araliae genome. Proteins encoded here:
- the acpS gene encoding holo-ACP synthase, coding for MAILGLGTDIVEISRIEAVIERSGERLARRVLTEAEWAHYQQHQQPVRFLAKRFAVKEAAAKAFGTGIRNGLAFNQFEVFNDELGKPCLRFFAKAAELAEQIGARHVHVTLADERRYACATVIIES
- a CDS encoding YfhL family 4Fe-4S dicluster ferredoxin is translated as MALLITHKCINCDMCEPECPNQAISMGMDIYEIDTTLCTECVGHYDTPTCQKVCPIDNTIVKDPNHIEGNEQLWEKYVLMHHADRI